The Nitriliruptor alkaliphilus DSM 45188 genome includes a region encoding these proteins:
- a CDS encoding class I SAM-dependent methyltransferase, whose protein sequence is MTDEPDANEENEENEWLRITRDDPSHSAWYIERFRSMAAAGDDLVGEARLVDAMVPRGSRILDAGCGPGRVGGHLASVGHEVVGVDLDPELIAAAETDHPGPLWLVDDLATLDLLARGVDGAFDAIVCAGNVMTFLAPSTRRPVLDRFRSHLAGAGRVAVGFGTQRGYAVDDFLGDVDAVGLVPDLLLSTWSLHPFHDEADFIVALLRPTVDPPG, encoded by the coding sequence ATGACCGACGAGCCCGACGCGAACGAGGAGAACGAGGAGAACGAGTGGCTGCGCATCACGCGCGACGATCCGAGCCACTCCGCGTGGTACATCGAGCGGTTCCGCTCCATGGCCGCGGCGGGCGACGATCTGGTCGGTGAGGCGCGCCTCGTCGATGCGATGGTGCCGCGAGGATCCCGCATCCTCGACGCCGGCTGTGGGCCTGGCCGCGTCGGTGGCCACCTGGCGTCGGTCGGGCACGAGGTGGTCGGCGTCGACCTCGACCCCGAGCTGATCGCCGCCGCCGAGACCGACCACCCCGGGCCGCTGTGGCTGGTCGACGACCTGGCGACCCTCGACCTGCTGGCACGCGGGGTGGACGGCGCCTTCGACGCGATCGTCTGCGCCGGCAACGTGATGACCTTCCTGGCGCCGTCCACCCGGCGGCCCGTGCTCGACCGCTTCCGGAGCCACCTCGCCGGCGCCGGGCGGGTCGCGGTCGGCTTCGGGACGCAGCGCGGCTACGCGGTCGACGACTTCCTCGGTGATGTGGACGCGGTCGGCCTGGTGCCCGACCTGCTGCTGTCCACCTGGAGCCTGCACCCCTTCCACGACGAGGCGGACTTCATCGTGGCGCTGCTGCGGCCCACCGTCGACCCGCCGGGCTGA
- a CDS encoding YciI family protein, with product MAKYLLLKHYRGAPAPVNDVPMDRWTPDEVGDHIRFMSDFAARLEETGEFVDGQALAPDGLWVRYDGEGRPPVTDGPFAETKDLIAGWMIIDVEDQERAIELAGQLSSAPAAGGRPLHEWIELRPFLDAAPTADA from the coding sequence GTGGCCAAGTACCTGCTGCTCAAGCACTACCGGGGTGCCCCCGCGCCGGTCAACGACGTGCCGATGGACCGGTGGACGCCCGACGAGGTCGGCGACCACATCCGGTTCATGAGCGACTTCGCCGCCCGGCTGGAGGAGACCGGTGAGTTCGTCGACGGGCAGGCCCTGGCGCCCGACGGTCTCTGGGTGCGCTACGACGGTGAGGGCCGACCCCCGGTCACCGACGGGCCGTTCGCCGAGACCAAGGACCTGATCGCCGGGTGGATGATCATCGACGTCGAGGATCAGGAGCGGGCGATCGAGCTGGCCGGGCAGCTGTCTTCGGCCCCCGCCGCGGGTGGGCGACCGCTCCACGAGTGGATCGAGCTGCGGCCGTTCCTCGACGCGGCCCCGACGGCCGATGCCTGA
- a CDS encoding sensor histidine kinase produces the protein MVIDAVRSLWTEPRAPDPSPRWWWRDRLLAGVLILVALVEGVFREDLPWRPFTVAIGVALLLLLPMRRTRPLLVVLVVFGVVTVVDTVSVAAGVDPEQTTLWTTAWVLVLPYSLARWGSGREITIGSAIVVLFPLLTHARNGLGDTLLGLLFFALSVTLGAAARYRATSQVRALEQVRSREREQLARELHDTVAHHVSAIAIQAQAGRTLAAEHPGRAAEALANIEEAASRTLAEMRAMVGVLRAGEEPDLAPQPGLADIEGLAQRSGDAPRVDVELQGDLDDLGPGLATALYRLAQESVTNALRHARHATCIQVQITGDREHVRLTVHDDGQTSAADRITEGYGIVGMTERATLLGGTLEVGPTPGSGWSVVAQLPRTGAAT, from the coding sequence ATGGTCATCGACGCCGTCCGCTCGCTGTGGACAGAACCCCGGGCACCCGACCCATCACCACGGTGGTGGTGGCGGGATCGCCTGCTGGCCGGGGTGCTGATCCTGGTCGCCCTCGTCGAGGGCGTGTTCCGCGAGGACCTGCCGTGGCGTCCGTTCACGGTCGCGATCGGGGTGGCGCTCCTGCTGCTGCTGCCGATGCGGCGCACGCGTCCACTGCTGGTCGTGCTCGTGGTCTTCGGTGTCGTGACCGTGGTGGACACCGTCTCGGTCGCCGCCGGCGTCGATCCCGAGCAGACCACGCTGTGGACGACCGCCTGGGTCCTCGTGCTGCCCTACTCGTTGGCGCGCTGGGGTTCCGGCCGCGAGATCACGATCGGGTCGGCGATCGTGGTCCTCTTCCCGCTGCTGACCCACGCGCGCAACGGCCTCGGCGACACGCTGCTCGGGCTGCTGTTCTTCGCGCTGTCCGTGACGCTCGGGGCAGCGGCCCGGTACCGGGCCACGTCGCAGGTGCGCGCGCTCGAGCAGGTCCGGTCGCGCGAGCGCGAGCAGCTGGCCCGTGAGCTGCACGACACGGTCGCCCACCACGTCTCGGCCATCGCCATCCAGGCGCAGGCGGGTCGCACGTTGGCCGCCGAGCACCCGGGACGTGCCGCTGAAGCGCTCGCGAACATCGAGGAGGCCGCGTCTCGCACGCTCGCCGAGATGCGCGCCATGGTCGGGGTCCTGCGCGCGGGTGAGGAGCCGGACCTCGCCCCACAGCCCGGTCTCGCCGACATCGAGGGGCTCGCCCAGCGCAGCGGGGACGCGCCGCGCGTCGACGTCGAGCTGCAGGGCGACCTCGACGACCTCGGCCCTGGGCTCGCCACGGCGCTCTACCGTCTCGCCCAGGAGTCGGTGACCAACGCGCTGCGGCACGCGCGACACGCGACCTGCATCCAGGTCCAGATCACCGGCGACCGCGAGCACGTGCGGCTCACCGTCCACGACGACGGCCAGACAAGCGCGGCCGACCGCATCACGGAGGGGTACGGCATCGTGGGTATGACCGAACGAGCGACGCTCCTCGGGGGCACCCTCGAGGTGGGGCCGACCCCCGGCTCGGGGTGGTCGGTCGTCGCGCAGCTGCCGCGGACGGGGGCGGCCACGTGA
- a CDS encoding response regulator transcription factor, which produces MTIRVLVADDQDLVRTGLAMILDAQPDIDVVGQAADGREAVAMARQLQPDVCLFDIRMPHLDGIEATRQLAGPDVADPVAVVVITTFDLDEYVHGALKAGARGFLLKDAGPPLLVQAIEAAAAGDALIAPSVTVRLLAAFADARTSRPAQPIEPLTDREEEVLVTVARGRTNGEIAEQLHISLSTVKTHLAALMRKLGVRNRVELAMWAHETGRLER; this is translated from the coding sequence GTGACCATCCGCGTGCTCGTCGCCGACGACCAGGACCTGGTGCGCACCGGTCTGGCGATGATCCTCGACGCCCAGCCGGACATCGATGTGGTCGGGCAGGCCGCCGACGGTCGCGAGGCGGTGGCCATGGCACGCCAGCTGCAGCCCGACGTGTGTCTGTTCGACATCCGCATGCCCCACCTCGACGGCATCGAGGCCACCCGCCAGCTCGCCGGACCGGACGTCGCCGATCCGGTGGCGGTGGTGGTGATCACCACCTTCGACCTCGACGAGTACGTGCACGGGGCCCTCAAGGCCGGTGCGCGGGGGTTCCTGCTCAAGGATGCCGGTCCGCCGCTGCTGGTCCAGGCGATCGAGGCGGCTGCCGCGGGGGACGCGCTCATCGCGCCGAGCGTCACCGTGCGCCTGCTCGCGGCGTTCGCGGACGCGCGCACGTCCCGCCCGGCGCAGCCGATCGAGCCGCTGACCGACCGCGAGGAGGAGGTGCTGGTCACCGTGGCGCGGGGGCGGACCAACGGCGAGATCGCCGAACAGCTCCACATCAGCCTCAGCACGGTCAAGACCCACCTCGCCGCACTGATGCGCAAGCTCGGGGTCCGCAACCGGGTGGAGCTGGCGATGTGGGCCCACGAGACGGGTCGGCTCGAGCGGTGA
- a CDS encoding ABC transporter ATP-binding protein, with protein MHRPDRTEPPTDATTMDPILSARGVSKTYRTGSHEVHALRGVDLDVHSGELVMVMGPSGNGKTTLLNCLSGLDDIDTGTVTVDGRDLFGMSDGDRTRHRAARMGFVFQAFNLIPVLSARENVELPLLVTGTPAKAARQRAEQMLARVGLADRAGHRPGELSGGEQQRVTVARALVAEPAIVWADEPTGALDSHTAGGIVELLHEVHAAGQTLVVVTHDEALGRSGQRLVHVRDGRIADHDDDAEVGGHTRIEVSS; from the coding sequence ATGCACCGACCAGACCGGACCGAGCCTCCCACCGACGCGACGACGATGGACCCCATCCTGTCCGCGCGTGGTGTGAGCAAGACCTACCGCACCGGCAGCCACGAGGTCCACGCCCTGCGTGGGGTGGACCTGGACGTGCACAGCGGTGAGCTGGTGATGGTCATGGGCCCCTCGGGCAACGGCAAGACCACCCTGCTCAACTGCCTGTCCGGCCTGGACGACATCGACACCGGCACGGTCACCGTGGACGGCCGCGACCTGTTCGGCATGTCCGACGGTGACCGCACCCGCCACCGTGCCGCCCGCATGGGGTTCGTGTTCCAGGCCTTCAACCTGATCCCGGTCCTCAGTGCACGTGAGAACGTCGAGCTGCCGCTGCTGGTCACCGGCACACCTGCCAAGGCGGCCCGGCAGCGGGCCGAGCAGATGCTGGCGCGGGTCGGGCTGGCCGATCGTGCCGGGCACCGGCCCGGGGAGCTGTCGGGGGGTGAGCAGCAGCGGGTCACCGTGGCACGGGCGCTGGTGGCCGAGCCCGCGATCGTGTGGGCCGATGAGCCCACGGGTGCGTTGGACTCGCACACCGCGGGGGGGATCGTGGAGCTGTTGCACGAGGTCCACGCTGCGGGGCAGACCCTGGTGGTGGTCACCCACGACGAGGCCCTCGGCCGCTCCGGGCAACGCCTGGTCCACGTCCGCGACGGCCGCATCGCCGACCACGACGACGACGCCGAGGTCGGCGGACACACCCGCATCGAGGTGTCCTCGTGA
- a CDS encoding RNA polymerase sigma factor: MPDRPLPDHLGELVRDLVPEVIGVLVRRGADFAAAEDAVQDALLAALETWPADPPRDPKGWLVTAAWRRFLDAVRSETARAARERRVQAAPAPGPATDRDDTLELYLRCAHPALTSASAVALTLRAVGGLTTRQIAEAYLVPEATMAQRISRAKRTVSGATFDEFGSLVAVMRVLYLVFNAGYSGDVDLSAEAIRLARRLHAVTGHEEAAGLLALMLLHHARRPARTRPDGSLVPLAAQDRSLWDTMMVAEGIAILRAALARDRLGEYQAQAAIAALHCDARSTAETDWVQVVEWYDELVALTDSPVHRLNRAVAVGEADGARAGLVALAPLDPQLPRYAAVAAHLHEKDGDLARAADLYAEAARRATNVPERDHLVREAARVRPPSV, translated from the coding sequence ATGCCTGACCGGCCGCTGCCCGATCACCTCGGCGAGCTGGTTCGTGACCTCGTCCCCGAGGTGATCGGGGTCCTCGTCCGCCGCGGAGCCGACTTCGCGGCGGCCGAGGATGCCGTCCAGGACGCGCTGCTCGCCGCGCTCGAGACCTGGCCGGCCGACCCGCCGAGGGACCCGAAGGGTTGGTTGGTCACCGCCGCCTGGCGCCGGTTCCTCGATGCCGTCCGTTCCGAGACCGCCCGAGCGGCACGCGAGCGACGCGTCCAGGCCGCGCCGGCGCCGGGTCCGGCGACCGACCGGGACGACACCCTGGAGCTCTACCTGCGGTGCGCCCACCCCGCGCTCACGTCCGCGTCGGCGGTGGCACTGACCTTGCGGGCCGTCGGCGGGCTCACGACCCGGCAGATCGCCGAGGCCTACCTGGTCCCCGAGGCCACGATGGCCCAGCGGATCAGCCGCGCGAAACGCACCGTCAGCGGGGCCACCTTCGACGAGTTCGGCTCGCTGGTCGCGGTGATGCGGGTCCTCTACCTGGTGTTCAACGCCGGCTACTCCGGGGACGTCGACCTGTCCGCCGAGGCGATCCGCCTGGCGCGACGGCTGCACGCGGTGACGGGGCACGAGGAGGCGGCCGGGCTGCTGGCGCTCATGCTCCTGCACCACGCCCGTCGGCCGGCCCGCACCCGGCCGGACGGCTCCCTGGTCCCGCTCGCCGCGCAGGACCGCTCGCTCTGGGACACCATGATGGTGGCCGAGGGCATCGCCATCCTGCGGGCGGCGCTCGCCCGGGATCGACTGGGCGAGTACCAGGCGCAGGCGGCGATCGCGGCGCTGCACTGCGACGCACGGAGCACCGCCGAGACCGACTGGGTCCAGGTGGTCGAGTGGTACGACGAGCTCGTCGCCCTGACGGACTCCCCGGTGCACCGGCTCAACCGAGCCGTCGCGGTCGGCGAGGCCGACGGCGCCCGAGCCGGCCTGGTCGCGTTGGCGCCGCTCGATCCCCAGCTGCCGCGCTACGCCGCCGTCGCCGCCCACCTGCACGAGAAGGACGGCGACCTCGCCCGCGCCGCGGACCTCTACGCCGAAGCGGCCCGGCGAGCCACCAACGTGCCCGAGCGCGATCACCTCGTCCGCGAGGCGGCCCGAGTGCGCCCCCCGTCGGTCTGA
- a CDS encoding FtsX-like permease family protein, whose product MTTILVLAGCAFLLLVPLAVSAARRPALVTMAARHIGRRRGEAALVIGGALLGTAIITSSFVVGDVIEASFRDEARTRYGPIDLTVTSTGEAGLDQLTEAVVGAAVADVDGVLPVTVASATLESPTHGTAAPQVRLVEVDLGAAATFGGDTEITGVADIGPLRSGQVVINERTADRLGVATGDPLRLHAHGATVAVTVADVVPEIGLAGYGGAIVAPGTLSDLTGAATAAVPPRPQLLVSLVGGIFDTRDRSDAAVTDLRAAVADLPGVEVDAPKAAVLDDAEREGAAFTELFSIIGSFSVLAGILLLVNLFVMLAEERKTELGMLRALGFTRRRLTRTFAIEGAIYAVVAAVTGAVAGIGIGWVVAVLAGTALGTVDQTSGYPLVVDPVSVATGGSIGLIISLVTIRATSHRIARLNVIRAIRDLPEPPLQRPRGRTVVLAATGILVGTSLGTAGFLAEDAIALLLGVPVAVFSAAPLLRRVLPDRVARVAGAGIVLTWALLAAPLFPDIMTVDGNPALFVLQGVVLTAGAVSLAASLDRVWAALVDRFGGGGRGLAPRLGLAYPLARRLRTSLLLSMFSLVIFTVTILASVTATFERNTEGTVAEVAAGYHVVLDTDPANPADAVALTDHADVLAIAGLVRGVADFEAAHLDGARSWTVTGFDADLLARGTPLLAARDDAYVSDRATFEAVLSDPTLTIVPDGFLAGVGAIEVRVGDAVAVRDPVDGQPHELTVVGLGSMDWVGNGALVSRELTASLLGPDRAASRSYLALAESADAADVAAGLDAALLAHGAEAHTFTAVVAGAVGQQTGLLRMLQGFLGLGLLVGTAGLGVVMVRAVRERRQDIGVLRALGLRAGTVRAALLSEAGLIAGQGAVIGAVLGLLTTRNLLSEIGGDLTFTVPWGALLVIVGLPLVASLAATAWPASRAAALRPAVALRTAD is encoded by the coding sequence GTGACCACGATCCTGGTCCTGGCCGGCTGCGCCTTCCTCCTGCTGGTGCCGCTCGCCGTCTCGGCCGCGCGCCGACCTGCGCTGGTCACCATGGCCGCTCGGCACATCGGACGCCGCCGCGGCGAGGCGGCGCTCGTGATCGGTGGCGCGCTGCTCGGCACCGCGATCATCACCTCGTCGTTCGTGGTCGGTGACGTCATCGAGGCTTCGTTCCGCGACGAGGCCCGGACCCGGTACGGCCCGATCGACCTCACGGTCACGAGCACCGGGGAAGCCGGTCTCGACCAGCTCACCGAAGCGGTCGTGGGCGCAGCGGTGGCCGATGTCGACGGCGTGCTGCCGGTGACCGTCGCCTCGGCGACGCTCGAGTCCCCGACACACGGCACCGCGGCCCCGCAGGTCCGTCTCGTGGAGGTCGACCTGGGGGCTGCGGCGACGTTCGGTGGGGACACCGAGATCACCGGGGTCGCCGACATCGGGCCCCTCCGCAGCGGGCAGGTCGTCATCAACGAACGCACCGCCGACCGGCTCGGTGTGGCGACGGGCGACCCACTGCGCCTCCACGCGCACGGCGCCACCGTCGCGGTCACCGTCGCCGACGTGGTGCCCGAGATCGGGTTGGCCGGGTACGGCGGCGCCATCGTCGCTCCGGGCACACTCTCGGACCTCACCGGCGCAGCGACGGCAGCGGTACCGCCCCGGCCACAGCTGCTGGTGTCGCTGGTAGGCGGGATCTTCGACACCCGCGACCGGTCCGACGCGGCCGTCACCGACCTGCGCGCCGCCGTGGCGGACCTGCCCGGCGTCGAGGTCGACGCGCCGAAGGCCGCGGTGCTGGACGACGCCGAACGTGAGGGCGCCGCGTTCACCGAGCTGTTCAGCATCATCGGCTCGTTCAGCGTCCTCGCGGGGATCCTCCTGCTGGTCAACCTGTTCGTGATGCTGGCCGAGGAGCGCAAGACCGAGCTCGGGATGCTCCGGGCGCTGGGCTTCACCCGTCGCCGGCTGACGCGCACGTTCGCGATCGAGGGTGCGATCTACGCCGTCGTGGCGGCTGTCACCGGGGCGGTGGCCGGCATCGGCATCGGCTGGGTCGTGGCCGTGCTTGCCGGCACCGCGCTCGGGACCGTCGACCAGACGTCCGGCTACCCGCTGGTCGTCGATCCGGTCAGCGTCGCGACGGGTGGGTCGATCGGGCTGATCATCTCGCTGGTGACGATCCGAGCGACCAGCCACCGCATCGCCCGTCTGAACGTGATCCGCGCCATCCGCGACCTCCCCGAACCACCGCTGCAGCGGCCGCGCGGACGGACCGTCGTGCTCGCCGCGACCGGCATCCTGGTCGGCACGTCGCTCGGTACCGCGGGCTTCCTCGCCGAGGATGCCATCGCGCTGCTGCTCGGGGTGCCCGTGGCGGTGTTCTCCGCCGCGCCGCTGCTGCGTCGTGTCCTCCCCGACCGCGTCGCCCGCGTGGCCGGCGCCGGGATCGTCCTGACCTGGGCGTTGCTCGCGGCGCCGCTGTTCCCGGACATCATGACCGTCGACGGCAACCCGGCCCTGTTCGTGCTCCAAGGTGTGGTGCTCACCGCGGGCGCCGTGTCCCTGGCGGCCAGCCTCGATCGGGTCTGGGCCGCCCTGGTCGACAGGTTCGGTGGCGGCGGTCGCGGTCTGGCCCCGCGGCTCGGGCTGGCCTACCCGCTGGCACGACGGCTGCGCACCTCGCTGCTGCTCAGCATGTTCTCACTGGTGATCTTCACGGTGACGATCCTCGCATCCGTGACGGCGACCTTCGAACGCAACACCGAAGGCACGGTCGCCGAGGTCGCGGCCGGCTACCACGTGGTGCTCGACACCGACCCGGCCAACCCCGCCGACGCAGTGGCACTGACCGACCACGCCGACGTGCTCGCCATCGCAGGCCTGGTCCGGGGGGTCGCCGACTTCGAGGCGGCCCACCTCGACGGCGCCCGCTCCTGGACCGTCACCGGCTTCGACGCCGACCTGCTCGCCCGCGGGACGCCGCTGCTGGCCGCGCGCGACGACGCGTACGTGTCCGACCGCGCCACGTTCGAGGCGGTCCTGTCCGATCCCACGCTGACCATCGTGCCCGACGGCTTCCTCGCCGGCGTCGGTGCCATCGAGGTCCGGGTCGGCGACGCCGTGGCCGTGCGGGATCCCGTCGACGGTCAGCCCCACGAACTCACGGTGGTGGGCCTCGGCTCCATGGACTGGGTCGGCAACGGTGCCCTCGTCAGCCGGGAGCTGACCGCGTCGCTCCTCGGTCCCGATCGGGCCGCTTCGCGCAGCTACCTGGCCCTCGCCGAGAGCGCAGACGCCGCTGACGTCGCCGCGGGACTCGACGCCGCCCTGCTCGCCCACGGTGCCGAAGCGCACACGTTCACCGCGGTGGTAGCAGGCGCCGTCGGGCAGCAGACGGGACTGCTGCGGATGCTGCAGGGCTTCCTCGGGCTCGGGCTGCTGGTGGGGACCGCGGGCCTCGGGGTGGTCATGGTGCGTGCCGTCCGTGAACGGCGGCAGGACATCGGGGTGCTGCGTGCCCTGGGGCTGCGCGCGGGGACCGTGCGCGCCGCCCTGCTGTCCGAGGCGGGCCTCATCGCCGGCCAGGGCGCCGTCATCGGCGCGGTGCTCGGACTGCTGACCACCCGCAACCTGCTCTCCGAGATCGGTGGCGACCTGACGTTCACGGTCCCGTGGGGAGCGCTCTTGGTGATCGTGGGGCTACCGCTGGTCGCGTCGCTGGCGGCGACCGCATGGCCCGCTTCACGGGCGGCGGCGCTGCGACCCGCCGTGGCTCTGCGCACCGCCGACTGA
- a CDS encoding LLM class flavin-dependent oxidoreductase, with product MQFGIFSVGDVTRDPTTGRTPTEAERIQAMVTIALKAEEVGLDVFASGEHHNPPFVPSSPTTMLGYIAGRTERLILSTATTLITTNDPVKIAEDYAMLQHLADGRVDLMMGRGNTGPVYPWFGYDIREGMSLAYEHYGLLHRLWRETEVDWQGRHRTPLERFTSIPRPLDGVPPFVWHGSIRSPEIAEQAAYYGDGFFHNNIFWPLEHTVRMVTLYRERFEHHGHGRADQAIVGLGGQAFMRRNSQDAVREFRPYFDVAPVYGHGPSLEDFTAETPLTVGSPQQVIERYAGMRDHVGDYQRQLFLMDHAGLPLPTVLDQLEILGGEVVPVLRRELAVDRPAHVPDAPTHAGRVAAAAATDDVFAADGRGQP from the coding sequence GTGCAGTTCGGGATCTTCTCGGTCGGCGACGTCACCCGCGACCCCACCACCGGTCGCACGCCCACCGAGGCGGAGCGCATCCAGGCCATGGTGACCATCGCCCTCAAGGCCGAGGAGGTCGGTCTCGACGTCTTCGCGTCCGGCGAGCACCACAACCCGCCGTTCGTGCCCTCGTCCCCGACCACGATGCTCGGCTACATCGCCGGCCGGACCGAACGGCTGATCCTGTCCACGGCGACGACGTTGATCACGACCAACGACCCGGTCAAGATCGCCGAGGACTACGCGATGCTGCAGCACCTGGCCGACGGCCGGGTCGACCTGATGATGGGACGCGGCAACACCGGACCGGTCTACCCCTGGTTCGGCTACGACATCCGCGAGGGCATGTCGCTCGCCTACGAGCACTACGGGTTGCTGCACCGCCTGTGGCGCGAGACCGAGGTCGACTGGCAGGGCCGTCACCGCACACCGCTCGAGCGTTTCACCTCGATCCCCCGACCGCTCGACGGCGTCCCACCGTTCGTGTGGCACGGCTCGATCCGCAGCCCCGAGATCGCCGAGCAGGCGGCCTACTACGGCGACGGGTTCTTCCACAACAACATCTTCTGGCCGCTCGAGCACACCGTCCGGATGGTGACCCTGTACCGGGAACGCTTCGAGCACCACGGCCACGGCCGCGCCGATCAGGCCATCGTGGGGCTCGGTGGGCAGGCGTTCATGCGTCGCAACTCCCAGGACGCCGTCCGCGAGTTCCGGCCGTACTTCGACGTGGCGCCGGTCTACGGACACGGCCCGTCCCTGGAGGACTTCACCGCGGAGACCCCGCTCACCGTCGGCAGCCCGCAGCAGGTCATCGAGCGGTACGCCGGCATGCGCGACCACGTCGGCGACTACCAGCGGCAGCTGTTCCTGATGGATCACGCGGGGCTGCCCCTGCCCACCGTGCTCGACCAGCTCGAGATCCTCGGCGGCGAGGTCGTGCCGGTGCTGCGCCGCGAGCTCGCCGTCGATCGTCCGGCTCACGTGCCGGACGCGCCGACGCACGCCGGTCGCGTCGCGGCCGCGGCTGCCACCGACGACGTGTTCGCCGCCGACGGTCGGGGCCAGCCGTGA
- a CDS encoding flavodoxin family protein produces the protein MRALVVYESMFGNTRSIADAVALGLREAGVEVEVVEVGTAPTGPAEDVGLLVVGAPTHALSLSRPESRRSASEQADGAIVSMGIGLREWLAALPTGHALVAAFDTHIDRKVPGAASRAALKRLRRRGYHAAEPAQSFYVSDTVGPLVEGEVERARRWGLELAASSLVGQQG, from the coding sequence GTGCGTGCGTTGGTCGTCTACGAGTCCATGTTCGGCAACACCCGGTCGATCGCGGACGCGGTCGCACTGGGCCTCCGTGAGGCCGGGGTCGAGGTCGAGGTGGTGGAGGTGGGGACGGCCCCGACGGGTCCCGCCGAGGACGTGGGGTTGCTCGTGGTCGGTGCGCCGACACACGCACTGAGCCTCAGCCGGCCCGAGTCGCGCCGTTCGGCGAGCGAGCAGGCGGACGGTGCGATCGTCTCGATGGGGATCGGTCTGCGCGAGTGGCTGGCCGCCCTGCCGACGGGCCACGCCCTCGTGGCCGCCTTCGACACCCACATCGACCGCAAGGTGCCGGGTGCGGCGTCGCGCGCGGCGTTGAAGCGGTTGCGGCGCCGGGGCTACCACGCGGCCGAGCCCGCGCAGAGCTTCTACGTGTCCGACACCGTCGGTCCGCTGGTCGAGGGGGAGGTCGAACGGGCCCGTCGGTGGGGCCTCGAACTCGCCGCCAGCAGCCTCGTTGGCCAACAGGGGTAG
- a CDS encoding LuxR C-terminal-related transcriptional regulator — MRVVIADDSLLFREGLAGLLDSGGFEVVAQAGDADGLAAAVAAHDPDVAIIDIRMPPSHTNEGLVAANELRARHPDLGILVLSHHVGSRQAVALLADDPAGIGYLLKDRVTDLDDFADAVRRVGSGGSVVDPEVVAALLGRRRRHDRLDQLTNREREVLALMAEGLTNHAICDRLTLGGKTVESHVAHIFLKLGLLPATDEHRRVLAVLTYLRAD, encoded by the coding sequence ATGCGGGTCGTGATCGCCGATGACTCGCTGCTGTTCCGCGAGGGGCTGGCCGGACTCCTCGACAGCGGCGGCTTCGAGGTGGTGGCACAGGCCGGTGACGCGGACGGGCTGGCGGCAGCTGTCGCTGCTCACGACCCGGACGTTGCGATCATCGACATCCGTATGCCACCGAGCCACACCAACGAGGGCCTGGTCGCCGCCAACGAGCTGCGCGCCCGCCACCCCGACCTGGGGATCCTCGTGCTCTCCCACCATGTCGGGTCCCGCCAGGCCGTAGCGCTGCTCGCCGACGACCCCGCCGGGATCGGCTACCTCCTCAAGGACCGCGTCACCGACCTGGACGACTTCGCAGACGCCGTCAGGCGGGTCGGGTCGGGTGGCTCGGTCGTCGACCCCGAGGTGGTCGCGGCACTGCTCGGTCGTCGCCGCCGACACGACCGTCTCGACCAGCTCACCAACCGCGAACGCGAGGTCCTCGCGCTCATGGCCGAAGGCCTCACCAACCACGCCATCTGCGACCGGTTGACGCTCGGCGGCAAGACCGTCGAGAGCCACGTCGCCCACATCTTCCTCAAACTCGGCCTGCTCCCTGCAACCGACGAGCACCGGCGCGTCCTTGCGGTCCTCACCTACCTGCGCGCAGACTGA